The Anopheles merus strain MAF chromosome 2L, AmerM5.1, whole genome shotgun sequence genome has a segment encoding these proteins:
- the LOC121594070 gene encoding uncharacterized protein LOC121594070 isoform X1 yields MATATGHRMESNSGMGPRKTMIIMVTVVGCVAILWPKVFYPMMVGNGQNKNVIKDHRGAGCCGVVLDQETFANASINYASSQQQQEQQNLFRKRNFAPYVDIDSIRQERPPHLRPEAMHPAMRERGRAIPQPGSIHGGDRPHSAPRIVEGRPGPIPGMRPPMGAGSHQATKSANSMGFIMPLYTIGIVSFFIYTIMKLIFKKTPATPYTEVKPDPVFRNEVFTTEQYIKRPDDGTTKLDQSHATAATNGELVVPVSVSPVSNAVLAAEPASSMQSELTIDYEQLSKQKEVAKPDENIVAERIALVQEPASVETFEATETVSEECVEEDHDQQPPHDPTTEKVVDGIVVQKVVPVDASAEPSPRPVVDDIETHEPTIDSAASSSADDSGVDTVDHHDNGQVESEVIAEPVIEEVMVVQQVAVQNAVMVPRTEDELNKIEKIDETEIADEKTFETTETKQIEATNMFEVQENIQNEITQTEERVESSAGTGKQEEMLEIAPAVVSNDDTKLSIAKPSIAEEIETQIIQEHGEDANSVIPIDQSEHKVNEADSEISERIECEANKVSFEVPPSNQENEQTEVAIELPVDSLKVEAVSNEEIVSEDNIGTIDHAVTEVNEVLQDVALKVENYLEAVVAEQQSTEQLEGNENDTPLDTDTSVLVHKTVEEITLTAEQLVQEVLEQAEELAKQQDAEFPEMPEYNPATQKLVDGIVVERFDQLAATSNLATDPTVPQDTVTEEQQTPIQEQTVDELELAVSIEQTGIEEDAGEMDSISEDTSLSVASVIETQPKMNESEESNTALNVLKTTDEMTDSRSSEVAIVESKEPTLSQATVETVAAFVEQVDVNEPGNKFGAAVVDSVESNVIIEEQLITMDTEQQATLPEALITTEVMAGSTSSDPVFVEVNDQPTVEVETVLEGSDKVDEAGIAAADSNDNKSVSIEEVLDEAAIVDEVEGKVIEEYIIPISIEKASTSDSMTITEVTSDDAIVESPNISKTTSNMPSPLITAIPVMDTIDEKHESTELAHEPLAEQEKHSEISLTTLEHVTKEALVERTLNEAAAVVNEIESIVDHIITEKLIHSGASDAIAITNGVQESSPQEPPRLAASAALVVEAIESQSSGVHSMVSNTDSTQNMQTITVTNQLSTNLDETIGNTNLPASDSLPIVSSSIAPASTPSSEAFPVPEPTTLSPSVAVPNGVSETQSINFVADEQRTEVTAGQGSTDAVASDAQGTTSTAEQSVAVPEPESGSTTTTTTTTIGQVPTSVSNVTNPKFLTLNLANYSTSVSSGNNSKSSSLSIANLSQSGPSLAGGDSADQLMELELLRKKLDETERAMTKIIANMGNIPKGQETNVNGDELATEEKETTSEVNATEDKVSNGHVIKPAENAAETTSAVQDTSGGETSSATSTPEKKPKKRDTSTERGTVKVMAMEVTAQRENGKRLSRPSTPLLPMSGHSDTANAPTDEQETRSIVLDGRLPHDSKILVSDAETAVEKMEPENSEEEDDAPVILSGKMTLSLINMDFIEKDATGTVAVGEIVTELHKPQEELAAAVSKESE; encoded by the exons CCCGGTCCCATACCTGGTATGCGCCCACCTATGGGAGCTGGATCACATCAAGCAACCAAATCAGCCAACTCAATGGGTTTCATAATGCCACTCTATACCATCGGTATAGTTTCATTCTTCATCTACACCATTATGAAA CTAATCTTCAAGAAGACGCCGGCCACACCGTACACAGAGGTGAAGCCGGATCCGGTATTCCGCAACGAAGTGTTCACCACGGAACAGTACATCAAGCGACCGGACGACGGTACGACGAAACTAG acCAATCACATGCAACGGCAGCCACAAATGGTGAGCTAGTTGTTCCGGTTAGCGTTTCGCCGGTCAGTAACGCTGTACTCGCTGCTGAACCTGCTTCTTCGATGCAGTCTGAACTTACGATCGACTACGAACAGCTGTCGAAGCAGAAAGAAGTTGCAAAGCCCGATGAGAACATTGTTGCTGAGCGAATCGCCTTGGTACAGGAACCCGCTAGTGTGGAAACATTCGAAGCGACCGAAACTGTGTCTGAGGAATGTGTGGAAGAAGATCACGACCAGCAACCACCTCACGATCCCACTACCGAAAAGGTAGTCGATGGAATCGTTGTGCAAAAGGTTGTTCCGGTCGATGCATCTGCTGAACCTTCTCCCCGCCCGGTTGTAGATGATATTGAAACACACGAACCTACCATTGATAGTGCAGCTTCGAGTTCAGCGGATGACAGTGGCGTTGACACGGTAGATCATCATGACAATGGTCAGGTTGAGAGCGAAGTTATTGCTGAACCTGTGATAGAGGAAGTAATGGTAGTGCAGCAAGTGGCAGTGCAAAACGCAGTCATGGTTCCCAGAACGGAAGATGAACTGAACAAGATAGAAAAAATTGATGAAACTGAGATAGCTGATGAAAAAACTTTTGAAACAACGGAAACGAAGCAAATCGAAGCAACGAACATGTTTGAAGTCCAGGAAAATATTCAGAACGAAATCACACAAACCGAAGAAAGGGTGGAATCTAGCGCTGGAACTGGTAAACAAGAAGAGATGCTGGAAATTGCACCAGCAGTTGTATCAAATGATGATACGAAGCTGTCAATTGCGAAACCGTCAATTGCTGAAGAAATCGAAACACAAATCATCCAAGAACATGGTGAAGATGCGAATAGTGTTATACCGATAGATCAATCGGAACATAAAGTTAATGAAGCAGATAGCGAAATTTCCGAACGTATTGAATGTGAGGCGAATAAAGTTTCATTTGAAGTCCCACCATCAAATCaagaaaacgaacaaactGAAGTTGCGATTGAGCTACCTGTTGATTCTTTGAAGGTTGAAGCTGTATCAAACGAAGAAATCGTATCTGAGGATAACATTGGTACGATCGACCATGCAGTGACAGAAGTGAACGAGGTGCTGCAAGATGTTGCCTTGAAGGTTGAAAATTATCTTGAAGCAGTTGTTGCCGAACAGCAAAGTACCGAACAACttgaaggaaatgaaaatgacacACCTCTAGACACTGACACATCTGTTTTGGTTCATAAAACTGTCGAAGAGATTACACTTACCGCAGAACAACTTGTGCAGGAAGTGCTTGAACAAGCAGAGGAGCTTGCGAAACAGCAAGACGCTGAGTTCCCTGAGATGCCAGAATACAATCCTGCTACTCAGAAACTCGTTGACGGTATTGTGGTTGAAAGATTTGATCAGTTAGCAGCGACATCAAACCTTGCTACTGATCCGACAGTACCCCAGGATACCGTAACCGAAGAACAACAAACTCCTATCCAAGAACAGACCGTAGATGAGCTAGAGCTTGCAGTCTCCATTGAACAAACGGGCATTGAGGAGGACGCTGGTGAAATGGATTCGATCAGTGAAGACACATCACTAAGTGTAGCATCGGTAATCGAGACGCAACCAAAGATGAACGAATCGGAAGAGTCCAATACCGCCTTGAATGTGCTGAAAACTACGGACGAGATGACCGATAGTAGATCCAGTGAGGTAGCAATTGTTGAATCTAAGGAACCGACCCTGAGTCAGGCGACGGTTGAAACGGTAGCTGCATTCGTGGAGCAAGTTGATGTAAACGAGCCGGGAAACAAGTTTGGTGCAGCTGTAGTTGACAGTGTTGAAAGCAATGTTATCATTGAAGAGCAGCTGATAACGATGGATACAGAACAGCAAGCCACTCTACCGGAAGCCCTCATTACGACGGAAGTGATGGCTGGTAGCACTTCAAGTGACCCCGTGTTTGTTGAAGTTAACGATCAACCGACGGTTGAAGTAGAAACTGTACTTGAAGGATCGGACAAGGTCGATGAAGCTGGTATAGCTGCAGCTGATAGCAACGATAACAAGAGTGTTTCGATTGAAGAAGTACTTGACGAAGCGGCCATAGTCGATGAGGTAGAGGGCAAGGTAATTGAGGAATATATCATACCCATAAGCATTGAAAAGGCTAGCACGTCTGATTCGATGACCATTACTGAGGTCACCAGTGACGATGCGATAGTTGAGTCGCCAAACATTTCCAAGACGACAAGCAATATGCCTAGTCCTTTGATTACAGCCATCCCAGTGATGGATACCATAGATGAAAAGCACGAATCCACTGAATTAGCGCACGAACCGCTGGCTGAACAGGAGAAGCACTCTGAAATTTCACTCACAACGCTAGAGCACGTCACTAAGGAAGCTTTGGTTGAACGCACGCTAAATGAAGCCGCTGCTGTAGTGAACGAAATCGAATCGATCGTAGATCATATCATTACCGAAAAGCTCATCCACAGTGGGGCATCTGATGCGATAGCTATTACGAATGGTGTACAAGAATCATCCCCTCAAGAACCCCCCAGATTGGCCGCTTCCGCTGCACTGGTTGTTGAGGCGATCGAATCACAGTCATCCGGTGTGCACAGCATGGTTTCTAATACAGACAGCACCCAGAACATGCAGACCATTACCGTCACTAATCAGCTTTCCACTAACCTGGACGAAACGATTGGCAATACTAATCTACCTGCTAGCGATTCCCTGCCAATTGTTTCATCATCAATTGCACCCGCATCAACACCATCATCTGAAGCATTTCCCGTTCCCGAACCAACGACGTTGAGTCCTTCCGTAGCCGTGCCGAACGGTGTCAGTGAGACACAAAGTATCAATTTTGTCGCAGATGAGCAGCGAACCGAAGTTACCGCTGGTCAGGGTTCAACCGATGCCGTTGCCAGTGATGCACAAGGCACCACGAGCACCGCCGAGCAGAGCGTCGCAGTCCCGGAGCCGGAGAGCGGatctactactaccactacaaCTACAACTATTGGCCAAGTACCGACCAGTGTCAGCAACGTTACTAATCCCAAATTTCTCACCTTGAATCTAGCTAACTATAGCACTAGCGTCAGTAGTGGTAACAATAGCAAAAGCTCGTCATTGTCGATAGCTAATCTCTCACAATCGGGACCTTCGTTGGCTGGCGGCGATAGTGCCGACCAGCTGATGGAACTCGAACTGTTGCGTAAGAAATTGGATGAAACGGAACGCGCTATGACTAAAATAATCGCCAATATGGGCAACATACCCAAGGGCCAG GAAACAAACGTAAACGGGGATGAGCTCGCAaccgaagaaaaagaaacaacctcggaagtgaaTGCTACTGAAGATAAGGTATCGAATGGGCATGTGATCAAGCCAGCGGAAAATGCTGCCGAAACTACATCCGCAGTACAGGACACGTCGGGAGGCGAAACATCCAGCGCCACCAGTACGCCGGAAAAGAAACCGAAAAAACGAGACACCAGTACCGAGCGCGGAACTGTTAAGGTTATGGCGATGGAGGTGACGGCCCAGCGCGAAAATGGCAAGCGTCTTAGCCGACCATCAACGCCTCTGCTGCCGATGAGTGGACATTCGGACACG GCAAACGCACCGACAGACGAACAGGAGACAAGATCGATCGTTCTCGATGGCCGGTTACCGCACGATTCAAAGATTTTGGTGTCGGATGCTGAAACAGCGGTGGAAAAAATGGAACCGGAAAACTCCGAGGAAGAGGATGATGCACCG GTGATATTGAGTGGTAAAATGACATTGTCGTTGATCAACATGGATTTCATCGAAAAGGATGCAACCGGTACTGTTGCAGTCGGTG AAATCGTCACGGAACTACACAAACCTCAAGAAGAACTTGCGGCAGCTGTCTCTAAGGAAAGCGAATAG
- the LOC121594070 gene encoding uncharacterized protein LOC121594070 isoform X2 — protein sequence MATATGHRMESNSGMGPRKTMIIMVTVVGCVAILWPKVFYPMMVGNGQNKNVIKDHRGAGIRQERPPHLRPEAMHPAMRERGRAIPQPGSIHGGDRPHSAPRIVEGRPGPIPGMRPPMGAGSHQATKSANSMGFIMPLYTIGIVSFFIYTIMKLIFKKTPATPYTEVKPDPVFRNEVFTTEQYIKRPDDGTTKLDQSHATAATNGELVVPVSVSPVSNAVLAAEPASSMQSELTIDYEQLSKQKEVAKPDENIVAERIALVQEPASVETFEATETVSEECVEEDHDQQPPHDPTTEKVVDGIVVQKVVPVDASAEPSPRPVVDDIETHEPTIDSAASSSADDSGVDTVDHHDNGQVESEVIAEPVIEEVMVVQQVAVQNAVMVPRTEDELNKIEKIDETEIADEKTFETTETKQIEATNMFEVQENIQNEITQTEERVESSAGTGKQEEMLEIAPAVVSNDDTKLSIAKPSIAEEIETQIIQEHGEDANSVIPIDQSEHKVNEADSEISERIECEANKVSFEVPPSNQENEQTEVAIELPVDSLKVEAVSNEEIVSEDNIGTIDHAVTEVNEVLQDVALKVENYLEAVVAEQQSTEQLEGNENDTPLDTDTSVLVHKTVEEITLTAEQLVQEVLEQAEELAKQQDAEFPEMPEYNPATQKLVDGIVVERFDQLAATSNLATDPTVPQDTVTEEQQTPIQEQTVDELELAVSIEQTGIEEDAGEMDSISEDTSLSVASVIETQPKMNESEESNTALNVLKTTDEMTDSRSSEVAIVESKEPTLSQATVETVAAFVEQVDVNEPGNKFGAAVVDSVESNVIIEEQLITMDTEQQATLPEALITTEVMAGSTSSDPVFVEVNDQPTVEVETVLEGSDKVDEAGIAAADSNDNKSVSIEEVLDEAAIVDEVEGKVIEEYIIPISIEKASTSDSMTITEVTSDDAIVESPNISKTTSNMPSPLITAIPVMDTIDEKHESTELAHEPLAEQEKHSEISLTTLEHVTKEALVERTLNEAAAVVNEIESIVDHIITEKLIHSGASDAIAITNGVQESSPQEPPRLAASAALVVEAIESQSSGVHSMVSNTDSTQNMQTITVTNQLSTNLDETIGNTNLPASDSLPIVSSSIAPASTPSSEAFPVPEPTTLSPSVAVPNGVSETQSINFVADEQRTEVTAGQGSTDAVASDAQGTTSTAEQSVAVPEPESGSTTTTTTTTIGQVPTSVSNVTNPKFLTLNLANYSTSVSSGNNSKSSSLSIANLSQSGPSLAGGDSADQLMELELLRKKLDETERAMTKIIANMGNIPKGQETNVNGDELATEEKETTSEVNATEDKVSNGHVIKPAENAAETTSAVQDTSGGETSSATSTPEKKPKKRDTSTERGTVKVMAMEVTAQRENGKRLSRPSTPLLPMSGHSDTANAPTDEQETRSIVLDGRLPHDSKILVSDAETAVEKMEPENSEEEDDAPVILSGKMTLSLINMDFIEKDATGTVAVGEIVTELHKPQEELAAAVSKESE from the exons CCCGGTCCCATACCTGGTATGCGCCCACCTATGGGAGCTGGATCACATCAAGCAACCAAATCAGCCAACTCAATGGGTTTCATAATGCCACTCTATACCATCGGTATAGTTTCATTCTTCATCTACACCATTATGAAA CTAATCTTCAAGAAGACGCCGGCCACACCGTACACAGAGGTGAAGCCGGATCCGGTATTCCGCAACGAAGTGTTCACCACGGAACAGTACATCAAGCGACCGGACGACGGTACGACGAAACTAG acCAATCACATGCAACGGCAGCCACAAATGGTGAGCTAGTTGTTCCGGTTAGCGTTTCGCCGGTCAGTAACGCTGTACTCGCTGCTGAACCTGCTTCTTCGATGCAGTCTGAACTTACGATCGACTACGAACAGCTGTCGAAGCAGAAAGAAGTTGCAAAGCCCGATGAGAACATTGTTGCTGAGCGAATCGCCTTGGTACAGGAACCCGCTAGTGTGGAAACATTCGAAGCGACCGAAACTGTGTCTGAGGAATGTGTGGAAGAAGATCACGACCAGCAACCACCTCACGATCCCACTACCGAAAAGGTAGTCGATGGAATCGTTGTGCAAAAGGTTGTTCCGGTCGATGCATCTGCTGAACCTTCTCCCCGCCCGGTTGTAGATGATATTGAAACACACGAACCTACCATTGATAGTGCAGCTTCGAGTTCAGCGGATGACAGTGGCGTTGACACGGTAGATCATCATGACAATGGTCAGGTTGAGAGCGAAGTTATTGCTGAACCTGTGATAGAGGAAGTAATGGTAGTGCAGCAAGTGGCAGTGCAAAACGCAGTCATGGTTCCCAGAACGGAAGATGAACTGAACAAGATAGAAAAAATTGATGAAACTGAGATAGCTGATGAAAAAACTTTTGAAACAACGGAAACGAAGCAAATCGAAGCAACGAACATGTTTGAAGTCCAGGAAAATATTCAGAACGAAATCACACAAACCGAAGAAAGGGTGGAATCTAGCGCTGGAACTGGTAAACAAGAAGAGATGCTGGAAATTGCACCAGCAGTTGTATCAAATGATGATACGAAGCTGTCAATTGCGAAACCGTCAATTGCTGAAGAAATCGAAACACAAATCATCCAAGAACATGGTGAAGATGCGAATAGTGTTATACCGATAGATCAATCGGAACATAAAGTTAATGAAGCAGATAGCGAAATTTCCGAACGTATTGAATGTGAGGCGAATAAAGTTTCATTTGAAGTCCCACCATCAAATCaagaaaacgaacaaactGAAGTTGCGATTGAGCTACCTGTTGATTCTTTGAAGGTTGAAGCTGTATCAAACGAAGAAATCGTATCTGAGGATAACATTGGTACGATCGACCATGCAGTGACAGAAGTGAACGAGGTGCTGCAAGATGTTGCCTTGAAGGTTGAAAATTATCTTGAAGCAGTTGTTGCCGAACAGCAAAGTACCGAACAACttgaaggaaatgaaaatgacacACCTCTAGACACTGACACATCTGTTTTGGTTCATAAAACTGTCGAAGAGATTACACTTACCGCAGAACAACTTGTGCAGGAAGTGCTTGAACAAGCAGAGGAGCTTGCGAAACAGCAAGACGCTGAGTTCCCTGAGATGCCAGAATACAATCCTGCTACTCAGAAACTCGTTGACGGTATTGTGGTTGAAAGATTTGATCAGTTAGCAGCGACATCAAACCTTGCTACTGATCCGACAGTACCCCAGGATACCGTAACCGAAGAACAACAAACTCCTATCCAAGAACAGACCGTAGATGAGCTAGAGCTTGCAGTCTCCATTGAACAAACGGGCATTGAGGAGGACGCTGGTGAAATGGATTCGATCAGTGAAGACACATCACTAAGTGTAGCATCGGTAATCGAGACGCAACCAAAGATGAACGAATCGGAAGAGTCCAATACCGCCTTGAATGTGCTGAAAACTACGGACGAGATGACCGATAGTAGATCCAGTGAGGTAGCAATTGTTGAATCTAAGGAACCGACCCTGAGTCAGGCGACGGTTGAAACGGTAGCTGCATTCGTGGAGCAAGTTGATGTAAACGAGCCGGGAAACAAGTTTGGTGCAGCTGTAGTTGACAGTGTTGAAAGCAATGTTATCATTGAAGAGCAGCTGATAACGATGGATACAGAACAGCAAGCCACTCTACCGGAAGCCCTCATTACGACGGAAGTGATGGCTGGTAGCACTTCAAGTGACCCCGTGTTTGTTGAAGTTAACGATCAACCGACGGTTGAAGTAGAAACTGTACTTGAAGGATCGGACAAGGTCGATGAAGCTGGTATAGCTGCAGCTGATAGCAACGATAACAAGAGTGTTTCGATTGAAGAAGTACTTGACGAAGCGGCCATAGTCGATGAGGTAGAGGGCAAGGTAATTGAGGAATATATCATACCCATAAGCATTGAAAAGGCTAGCACGTCTGATTCGATGACCATTACTGAGGTCACCAGTGACGATGCGATAGTTGAGTCGCCAAACATTTCCAAGACGACAAGCAATATGCCTAGTCCTTTGATTACAGCCATCCCAGTGATGGATACCATAGATGAAAAGCACGAATCCACTGAATTAGCGCACGAACCGCTGGCTGAACAGGAGAAGCACTCTGAAATTTCACTCACAACGCTAGAGCACGTCACTAAGGAAGCTTTGGTTGAACGCACGCTAAATGAAGCCGCTGCTGTAGTGAACGAAATCGAATCGATCGTAGATCATATCATTACCGAAAAGCTCATCCACAGTGGGGCATCTGATGCGATAGCTATTACGAATGGTGTACAAGAATCATCCCCTCAAGAACCCCCCAGATTGGCCGCTTCCGCTGCACTGGTTGTTGAGGCGATCGAATCACAGTCATCCGGTGTGCACAGCATGGTTTCTAATACAGACAGCACCCAGAACATGCAGACCATTACCGTCACTAATCAGCTTTCCACTAACCTGGACGAAACGATTGGCAATACTAATCTACCTGCTAGCGATTCCCTGCCAATTGTTTCATCATCAATTGCACCCGCATCAACACCATCATCTGAAGCATTTCCCGTTCCCGAACCAACGACGTTGAGTCCTTCCGTAGCCGTGCCGAACGGTGTCAGTGAGACACAAAGTATCAATTTTGTCGCAGATGAGCAGCGAACCGAAGTTACCGCTGGTCAGGGTTCAACCGATGCCGTTGCCAGTGATGCACAAGGCACCACGAGCACCGCCGAGCAGAGCGTCGCAGTCCCGGAGCCGGAGAGCGGatctactactaccactacaaCTACAACTATTGGCCAAGTACCGACCAGTGTCAGCAACGTTACTAATCCCAAATTTCTCACCTTGAATCTAGCTAACTATAGCACTAGCGTCAGTAGTGGTAACAATAGCAAAAGCTCGTCATTGTCGATAGCTAATCTCTCACAATCGGGACCTTCGTTGGCTGGCGGCGATAGTGCCGACCAGCTGATGGAACTCGAACTGTTGCGTAAGAAATTGGATGAAACGGAACGCGCTATGACTAAAATAATCGCCAATATGGGCAACATACCCAAGGGCCAG GAAACAAACGTAAACGGGGATGAGCTCGCAaccgaagaaaaagaaacaacctcggaagtgaaTGCTACTGAAGATAAGGTATCGAATGGGCATGTGATCAAGCCAGCGGAAAATGCTGCCGAAACTACATCCGCAGTACAGGACACGTCGGGAGGCGAAACATCCAGCGCCACCAGTACGCCGGAAAAGAAACCGAAAAAACGAGACACCAGTACCGAGCGCGGAACTGTTAAGGTTATGGCGATGGAGGTGACGGCCCAGCGCGAAAATGGCAAGCGTCTTAGCCGACCATCAACGCCTCTGCTGCCGATGAGTGGACATTCGGACACG GCAAACGCACCGACAGACGAACAGGAGACAAGATCGATCGTTCTCGATGGCCGGTTACCGCACGATTCAAAGATTTTGGTGTCGGATGCTGAAACAGCGGTGGAAAAAATGGAACCGGAAAACTCCGAGGAAGAGGATGATGCACCG GTGATATTGAGTGGTAAAATGACATTGTCGTTGATCAACATGGATTTCATCGAAAAGGATGCAACCGGTACTGTTGCAGTCGGTG AAATCGTCACGGAACTACACAAACCTCAAGAAGAACTTGCGGCAGCTGTCTCTAAGGAAAGCGAATAG